The Linepithema humile isolate Giens D197 chromosome 7, Lhum_UNIL_v1.0, whole genome shotgun sequence genome has a window encoding:
- the LOC105675658 gene encoding uncharacterized protein, with translation MSFETRYFNINRILLLIIGLWPYKQTPFTRLQLILLFNTLTTYILFQFTIFLTSKCTLDLVLKVFSSALFFSFMMIKYNSFRNINTVKNMFEQLQNVYHELKDVNEIAILEKYGRRSKRFTTAIMVFAITGEIMFALLEIWSYIYHDVLSTNKSQLHVSIVVTEYFIDQEKYFYLIIIHRYAAWIVGGFAMVGTGTWLIAYLQYTCGMFSIACYRIKQALTADIIQMRSLKSEKEIHKEIICAVDIHRKAMKYTDYFITNFERSFLFLIAAGMSSLCLNLVCIAMFDGNIEQLVLSIRMSIVLYYYLFLSNYVAQEITEHNNYVFATAYDNQWYVAHLNIQKMVLFLLQRGTKSFNVILGGIFVASMESAASVRNVLLQYPINIDYKWKIKENMCLYTHAEMMSLETHYFSINRILLLILGVWPFKQSLVARLRLILLFNTLLTFILFQFTIFLTSKYTLDLFLKIFSSTLFFMCVMVKYNSFRININTVKSMYEQLQNVYNELKDVNEIAILEKYRRRSKCFTIGIIACGISSEIIFTLVHIWSHIHHNVLSTNKSQLHVPIIATEYFIDQEKYFYLIIIHRHAAWIITAIAMVGTGTWLIAYLQYICGMFSIACYRIKQAMTADVIKMRSLKSEKEIHKEIICAIDIHRKAMKYTDFFVTHFETSFFFVILVGMSSLCLNLVRIAMFDGNIEQFVLSIVMATILYIYLFLSNYVAQEITEHNNYVFVTAYDNEWYMAPLNIQKMVLFLLQRGTKSFNVILGGIFVASMESAASTEVVARRKMQSMFWQHVVECLRLLDMYRKAMIHLVTRHFNINRILLLILGLWPYQRSIFVRLQLILFFSTLISFIAFQFTTFMTSKCTPNLILKVLSSTFFFICLAIKYNSFCINVDTVRNLMEQLQNVCNELKDKKEIAIIEKYGSKAKRLTTVLIIFGMSGELLFIFLQIWPYIRPIVLPTNKSQVQLPMPFATEYFIDEEKYSFLITAHRYAACCIGGIAMVGTGTMLITYLQHTCGMFSIASYRIEQAMTVDVLQVRSLKSEKQIHKEIIYAVDIHRKAMEYTEFLISSFEGSFFCLIATGIISLSLNLLWVATSDESIEQLVLPVTMIIVLYVYLFLSNHAAQEITEHNNYLFTTVYNVQWYVAPLNIQKMILFLLQRSTKTFYVNLGGIFVASMESAASLMSTSISYFTVLYSTQQD, from the exons ATGTCTTTCGAGActcgttattttaatatcaaccGTATTCTGTTACTCATCATAGGCTTGTGGCCTTACAAGCAAACGCCATTTACTCGACTTCAGTTAATTCTACTTTTTAATACTCTAACTACTTATATTCTATTTCAG ttTACAATATTTCTGACATCAAAATGTACTCTAGATCTCGTTCTCAAGGTCTTCTCCTCTGCgctttttttcagttttatgaTGATCAAATACAATTCGTTTCGTAACATTAACACT GTGAAGAATATGTTTGAGCAACTTCAGAATGTATATCATGAACTAAAAGACGTAAACGAAATTGCTATACTAGAAAAGTACGGACGCAGATCCAAACGTTTTACGACTGCAATTATGG tgttTGCAATAACCGGTGAAATTATGTTTGCTTTGCTGGAAATTTGGTCCTATATTTATCATGATGTTCTATCTACAAATAAATCTCAACTACATGTTTCAATTGTTGTAACAGAATACTTTATCGATCAAGAGAAATACTTCTACTTAATCATAATACACAGATATGCTGCTTGGATTGTAGGAGGTTTCGCAATGGTAGGAACAGGAACATGGCTTATAGCATATCTTCAATATACATGTGGAATGTTTAGTATTGCctg ttatCGCATCAAACAGGCATTGACAGCGGACATTATCCAAATGAGAAGTCTAAAAAGCGAGAAAGAAATTCATAAGGAAATAATTTGTGCCGTAGATATTCATCGCAAAGCTATGAA GTATAccgattattttataaccaATTTTGAAAGATCATTCTTATTTTTGATAGCAGCTGGCATGAGTAGCTTGTGCCTTAATCTTGTTTGT ATAGCAATGTTTGACGGTAACATTGAGCAGCTTGTATTATCTATTAGAATGTCAATTGTTCTTTACTATTACTTGTTTCTATCCAATTATGTCGCACAAGAAATTACCGAACATAATAACTACGTATTTGCTACTGC ATACGACAATCAATGGTATGTGGCTCATTTAAACATACAGAAAATGGTGTTGTTTCTGTTACAAAGAGGCACTAAAAGTTTTAATGTAATTCTTGGTGGAATATTTGTGGCATCGATGGAAAGTGCGGCATCGGTAAGAAATGTCCTATTACAATATCCTATTAATATAGATtacaaatggaaaataaaggaaaat atgTGTCTGTACACTCACGCAGAGATGATGTCTCTCGAGACTCATTATTTTAGTATCAACCGCATTCTATTACTTATCCTAGGCGTTTGGCCTTTCAAGCAATCGCTAGTTGCTCGACTTCGATTAATTCTACTTTTTAATACCTTACTAACTTTTATTCTATTTCAG ttTACAATATTTCTGACGTCAAAATATACTCTAGATCTCTTTCTCAAGATTTTTTCTTCTacgcttttttttatgtgtgttATGGTCAAGTACAATTCGTTTCGTATTAACATTAATACT GTAAAGAGTATGTACGAGCAACTTCAGAATGtatataatgaattaaaagacGTAAACGAAATTGCTATACTAGAAAAGTACAGACGTAGATCCAAATGTTTTACGATTGGAATCATAG CGTGTGGAATAAgcagtgaaataatttttactttggtACATATTTGGTCGCATATTCATCATAATGTTCTATCTACAAATAAATCTCAACTACATGTTCCGATTATCgcaacagaatattttatcgatcaaGAGAAATACTTCTACTTAATCATAATACACAGACATGCAGCTTGGATTATAACAGCTATCGCAATGGTAGGAACAGGAACATGGCTTATAGCATATCTTCAATATATATGTGGAATGTTTAGTATTGCTTG TTATCGCATCAAACAGGCAATGACAGCGGACGTTATCAAAATGAGAAGTCTAAAAAGTGAGAAAGAAATtcacaaagaaataatttgtgcCATAGATATTCATCGCAAAGCAATGAA gTATACCGATTTTTTCGTAACCCATTTTGAAACATCATTCTTCTTTGTGATACTCGTCGGAATGAGTAGCTTATGCCTTAATCTTGTTCGT ATAGCAATGTTTGACGGTAACATTGAGCAGTTTGTATTATCTATTGTAATGGCAACTATTCTCTACATTTACTTGTTTCTATCCAATTATGTCGCACAAGAAATTACCGAACATAATAACTACGTATTTGTTACTGC ATACGATAATGAATGGTATATGGCTCCTttaaacatacaaaaaatgGTGTTGTTTCTGTTACAAAGAGGCACTAAAAGTTTTAATGTAATTCTTGGTGGAATATTTGTGGCATCGATGGAAAGTGCGGCATCG ACTGAGGTGGTAGCAAGGAGAAAAATGCAAAGCATGTTCTGGCAACATGTTGTGGAATGTTTAAGATTGCTAG ATATGTATCGAAAAGCT ATGATTCATCTTGTAACTCGTCATTTTAATATCAACCGAATTCTATTACTTATCCTAGGCTTGTGGCCTTATCAGCGATCAATATTTGTTCGACTtcaattaatcttattttttagtaCTCTGATAAGTTTTATTGCATTTCAg ttTACAACATTCATGACGTCAAAATGTACGCCGAATCTCATCCTCAAGGTTTTatcttctacattttttttcatttgtctTGCAATCAAGTACAATTCATTTTGTATTAACGTCGATACT GTGAGGAATTTGATGGAGCAACTTCAGAATGTGTGTAATGAActaaaagacaaaaaagaaattgccataatagaaaaatacggAAGTAAAGCAAAACGTTTAACGACTGTACTTATAA TATTTGGTATGAGCGGTgaacttctttttatttttctgcaaatttggCCGTATATTCGTCCCATTGTTCTGCCTACAAATAAATCTCAAGTACAACTTCCGATGCCTTTTGCAACAGAATACTTTATCGATGAGGAAAAATACTCCTTTTTAATCACTGCACACAGATATGCAGCTTGTTGCATAGGAGGTATCGCAATGGTAGGGACAGGAACAATGCTTATAACATATCTTCAACATACTTGTGGAATGTTTAGTATCGCCag ttatcGCATCGAACAGGCAATGACAGTAGACGTTTTACAAGTGAGAAGTCTAAAAAGCGAGAAACAGATTCATaaggaaataatttatgcCGTTGATATTCATCGCAAAGCTATGGA GTATACCGAATTTTTGATATCCAGTTTTGAGGGATCATTTTTCTGTTTAATAGCAACTGGCATCATTAGCTTGTCTCTTAATCTCCTTTGG GTAGCAACGTCTGACGAGAGTATCGAGCAACTTGTATTACCTGTTACAATGATAATAGTTCTCTACGTGTATTTGTTCTTATCCAATCATGCTGCACAGGAAATTACAgaacataataattatctatttactACTGT ATACAATGTTCAGTGGTATGTGGCTCCCTTAAATATACAGAAAatgatattgtttttattgcaaaGAAGCACTAAAACTTTTTATGTGAATCTCGGTGGAATATTTGTGGCATCGATGGAAAGTGCGGCATCG CTGATGAGTACttcaatatcttattttactgTTCTCTATTCTACACAGCAagattaa
- the LOC105675657 gene encoding odorant receptor 22c-like isoform X2 produces the protein MLFAVFVGFILILYPFWPRIANILSINETRTHAALPFLTEYFVDQDKYFYLIILHTNVAFFIGGVALLSTGTILLVCQQYACGMFRIACYRIEQAMIICKLRKNYEKNSLRNELSIYKGLIYAVDMHREAMKFCNSLISKFKVMFFFLIITGVLCETLSFFQVFQVMTIRYNIQELLLPLLYVIVLALYMMMSNYVSQEIMDHNNDVIITVYNVQWYLAPLHVQKMILFLLQKGTKAFTFNLGTLFVGSLESAATLMSTSLSYFTVLYSTQH, from the exons ATGT TATTTGCTGTGTTTGTTGGATTCATTTTAATTCTGTACCCATTTTGGCCGCGGATTGCCAATATCCTGTCTATAAATGAAACTCGAACACATGCTGCGCTACCGTTTCTAACCGAGTACTTTGTCGATCAAGATAAATACTTCTATCTGATTATATTGCATACAAACGTAGCTTTTTTTATAGGGGGAGTAGCACTGCTATCAACAGGAACAATACTTCTAGTCTGTCAACAGTATGCTTGCGGAATGTTTCGAATTGCTTG TTACCGTATCGAGCAAGCAatgataatttgtaaattacgaaaaaattacgaaaaaaatagTCTAAGAAACGAGCTTTCGATTTACAAAGGATTGATTTATGCCGTGGATATGCATCGTGAAGCTATGAA ATTCTGCAATTCATTGATATCCAAATTTAAAGTAATGTTCTTCTTCTTAATAATAACTGGTGTGCTTTGCGAGACTCTCAGCTTTTTCCAG GTTTTTCAGGTAATGACAATTAGATATAATATTCAAGAACTATTGTTAccattattatatgtaatcgTTCTTGCATTATACATGATGATGAGCAATTATGTATCACAAGAAATCATGGATCACAATAATGACGTAATTATTACTGT GTACAATGTTCAATGGTATTTAGCACCTTTACATGtacaaaaaatgatattgtttCTGTTGCAAAAGGGTACCAAAGCTTTTACTTTCAATCTTGGTACATTGTTTGTAGGATCATTAGAAAGTGCCGCAacg ttgaTGAGCACTTCGTTATCATATTTCACTGTTCTTTATTCTACGCAacattaa
- the LOC105675657 gene encoding uncharacterized protein isoform X1 → MLFAVFVGFILILYPFWPRIANILSINETRTHAALPFLTEYFVDQDKYFYLIILHTNVAFFIGGVALLSTGTILLVCQQYACGMFRIACYRIEQAMIICKLRKNYEKNSLRNELSIYKGLIYAVDMHREAMKFCNSLISKFKVMFFFLIITGVLCETLSFFQVFQVMTIRYNIQELLLPLLYVIVLALYMMMSNYVSQEIMDHNNDVIITVYNVQWYLAPLHVQKMILFLLQKGTKAFTFNLGTLFVGSLESAATVKKMYPNICNMTFYANKTKKKYFIIVDEHFVIIFHCSLFYATLT, encoded by the exons ATGT TATTTGCTGTGTTTGTTGGATTCATTTTAATTCTGTACCCATTTTGGCCGCGGATTGCCAATATCCTGTCTATAAATGAAACTCGAACACATGCTGCGCTACCGTTTCTAACCGAGTACTTTGTCGATCAAGATAAATACTTCTATCTGATTATATTGCATACAAACGTAGCTTTTTTTATAGGGGGAGTAGCACTGCTATCAACAGGAACAATACTTCTAGTCTGTCAACAGTATGCTTGCGGAATGTTTCGAATTGCTTG TTACCGTATCGAGCAAGCAatgataatttgtaaattacgaaaaaattacgaaaaaaatagTCTAAGAAACGAGCTTTCGATTTACAAAGGATTGATTTATGCCGTGGATATGCATCGTGAAGCTATGAA ATTCTGCAATTCATTGATATCCAAATTTAAAGTAATGTTCTTCTTCTTAATAATAACTGGTGTGCTTTGCGAGACTCTCAGCTTTTTCCAG GTTTTTCAGGTAATGACAATTAGATATAATATTCAAGAACTATTGTTAccattattatatgtaatcgTTCTTGCATTATACATGATGATGAGCAATTATGTATCACAAGAAATCATGGATCACAATAATGACGTAATTATTACTGT GTACAATGTTCAATGGTATTTAGCACCTTTACATGtacaaaaaatgatattgtttCTGTTGCAAAAGGGTACCAAAGCTTTTACTTTCAATCTTGGTACATTGTTTGTAGGATCATTAGAAAGTGCCGCAacggtaaaaaaaatgtatccaaatatatgtaacatgacattttatgcaaataaaacaaaaaaaaaatattttattatagttgaTGAGCACTTCGTTATCATATTTCACTGTTCTTTATTCTACGCAacattaacataa